aGGTTTTGGTATATTAATTAAGTTAACCCATTGCCTGCCTATGTTGCAGTTTCCCCCAATTTGTGGTTTGCCTTTAGATTTTGTTCAAAGTGACAACATTTTTGGGCATCAGGAAATTCAGGCTGGGGGATGGCATAGTTGTCGTCCAGCCTGGGTCTTTTTTTCTGCCGCTCTGTTTTGCCTCTAGGAGAGTCACTTCCTTATCATTGAGAGGTTCTGGTATTGATTCTTGTCACCAGAGCAGAAATGGCATTTTAAGCAGGATGTTAAAAATCATCATCTTGAATAAAACCTCTGcttaatttatgtaaataatgaTCATAGCAGATGAGAAGCCATGGTTAATATTTCACCACTTGCCGTTTATCACTAAATCCAACTTGTCAGCATTTCAtggtgaaataaaattaattacttcAACTTGAGAGAAGCTTTAATTTTGAGATTAAGATCCCTCATAGATTGAGTATCCGTTAAGTGCtactatattttccttctttcctacaaATTATATAGTAGAAAGAGAATCTTTCTAGCCACAAAATCTTGTGCGTAAGGggaaaatgttcattattttggCATATATACATGCTACTAAAAACGAAAGTTTTTCACTTCCCTGGAAAAAATGTGGAcatagaaaatgttattttactttgtatgtAGAGACAAATTAGAACCACCCTGAtcgggggatctctgggtggctcagcggtttagtgcctgccttcagctcagggtgtgatcctggagtcctgggatcgaatcccacgtcaggcatccttgcatggaacctgtttctccctctgtctgtgtctctgcctctctctgtgtctctcatgaataaataaataaaatcttaaaaaaaaaataaaagaaccatcCTGATGAAAACATAGATGAGAAATATCTATATTGCAGATAACACCTGAATGTGTACACAGATGCACAATTCCACTATAAAAGTAGTATCTGTGTTCATCGGTGTGTACATCTGATCCAGATCCAGTTTATACTCCTCCAGTTTATACTCCTCCCTGATTTGCTGAGTCTCAACTACCCTCTAGTTCTTGGCTGTCTGATCAGAGAATAATCAAGAGCCCAGCTCCTTCCTCTGTCACCTCATCCCCTAACACTGCTATCTTTCTCAGCCTTCTGTGAGGACCAGACTTTGGCAAGGCCTCCGTAACATCCACTGTGGTGGTGGCCGCCACAGCTCCAGTGCATAGGGGTGACCTCTGCACCCACAGAGGCTTAGGTGCCCTTATGTCTGGTTTCAGAGAAGCACCAGGTCACGATGGGCATAGGACTTGGTTTCCCCAGTGGCTGCCCTGAGGATGTGGAATACACAACCTGAAAGTGTACTGAGGTTTTAATGTCCATTGGATGAAGTTTGACAAGACAGGAGACAGGAAggaaccaataaataaataactccctttttctcttccttgtggaCTATTCCAGGTCTTTCTGGTGACTTCTTGTGAGACTAAGCAACTGTTGTCTTGTGACGCTGAAGCTTAGTACTTGTCTCAATTCTTTCCCACCTCACTTCCCTTTTCTGCCTCACCTTGGTGGCCCTGGGATTATATCGCTAGTAATAATATGTTGGCCCATAAAATTTGCTTCAGACTCTTTCTTGGGAACTGAGGTTAGGCAGCATCTGAGAGCCTTCATATGCATTTAAATGAATATTGTATATTTAAGTAAGGTGTTTAGCATTCAGATGTGAATAAAATACCAACATGtgcataacaacaacaaaagtacaaCTATTGTTACGGTGTGATGGTTAAATGGAGTGTGTTCTGTTACTGCTACTAGGGTTATGTGTAATTGAAATTttccaggggtgcttgggtggctcagttggttaagtgtttgccttcgggtcaggtcataatctcagggttctggaattgagccttgcgtcaggctccctgctcagccgggagtccgcttctccctctccctctgctgctccctgtgcttgtgctttctctctctctgtcaaataaataaataatatcttttaaaaaaaatttctgttaaaaaattttcttaagtAGTTTTGTCAATGCTTTTTGCCACTAGGGACCTTGGGAAAAACAGAAGGTCTTTCATTTCTGACTCTTCATCTGGTTCTGCTGTGTGATTGCTGCCTAGATGAGTATGTTTCTGCTCACTTCTACTCATTAAAATCACATTAAACACTTAACTACTTTATAtctctttcacttttaatatCTTCCATCAGAATATATTTTCAGatttccccctcacccccaaaacAGGCACTCAAACTGAAGTCTGTATCAGTGATAATGAACAGAAGAGCAAGGAAATTTCAACGTCCAAGTATTATACTTCCTCAGTATTATACTTccagatttttgtctttatttcattgtttaaCTTCAAGCATGTTTTACTTGTATAAcctttttgagagaaagaatttttaaaccaTGATTGATATATATGGTAACTGTTTTAAGAACTGTGACACCGCATGGGACCGGGCATGCTCACCAGTTGCGGcaatagccaaaacaaaacaaaacaaaaacacagcagTTAGAGCTGGCCCACACAGTCTTGTCCtcgtttaaaaatttttatccttCCAAATATtgccttctcctttttccttttatcgTGCCTCTTTTGATTTGCGATTATTGCAAAACATAAAGCAAGAAAGAGTGACTGGTTCCTGGTGCAATCTGAAATTTTACATTGCTTGATGGAGTTCCGGGCGCCTGTAACAATGAGCTGCAGATGCCTTATGGGCTGTGAAGTACAGTTGTGTTCACGCCCCTGGGTCACGTTAGTCCTTTTCTCGTAAGCAAAATGTCCTAGAACTGCTGCCTGCACCCAAGAACAAAGACtcgggggcagccctggtggcccagtggtttagcgctgccttcagcccagggtgtgatcctggaggcccaggattgagtcccacgttgggctccctgcatggagcctgcttctccctctgcctgtgtctgtgcctctctctctctctgtgtctctcattaataaataaataaaatatttaaaaaaaaaaaaaaaaaagaacaggctcGGGAGCGCGTGCACAGCTTTCTCTACTTTAGGCCGCAGCGCCCGCCACCCCGCCGTTGGCTCCCGGAGGCCTCTAACCGGGTCTCTCCTTGCAGGCACGATGAAGGACCGGCTGGCCGAGATGCTGGAGCTGACCAAGAGCTATGACCAGCAGTTCCCAGCCGGGGACGCGGAGCTCGACCCGCCCCGCGAGGACGTCGTGTTCGAGACGGACCACATCCTGGAGTCCTTGTACCGAGACATCCAGGACCTCCAGGAGGAAAACCAGCAGCTGCTGACCGACGTGAAGCGGCTGGGAAAGCAGAACTCCCGCTTCCTCACGTCCATGCGGCGCCTCAGCAGCATCAAGCGCGACACCAGCTCCATTGCCAAGGACATCAAGGCCCGCGGCGAGAGCATCCACCGCAAGCTGCACGCCCTGAAGGCGCGCGGCGAGGAGGCCGAGGCGGTGCACGGCGCGCACTCGGCCGTGGCGCGCATCTCGCGGGCGCAGTACCACGCGCTCACGCGCACCTTCCAGCAGGCCATGCAGGGCTACAGCCAGGCCGAGATGAAGCAGCGCCACAACTGCAAGATCCGCATCCAGCGCCAGCTGGAGATCATGGGCAAGGACGTCTCGGACGACCAGATCGAGGACATGCTCGAGCAGGGCAAGTGGGACGTGTTCTCCGAGAATTTGCTGGCCGACGTGAAGGGGGCGCGGGCGGCCCTCAGCGAGATCGAGAGCCGCCACCGCGAGCTGCTGCGGCTGGAGAGCCGCATCCGGGAGGTGCACAAGCTCTTCCTGCAGATGGCGGTGCTGGTGGAGGAGCAGGCCGACACCTTGAACGTCATCGAGCTCAACGTGCAGAAGACCCTCGACTACACCGGCCAGGCCAAGGTGCAGGTGCGCAAGGCCGTGCAGTACACGAGGAAGAACCCCTGCCGGAccctctgctgcttctgctgccccTGCCTCAGCTAGCCGGTGGGCCCCCGCCGCCGCACCCCGCCGCACCCGCCGCACCCCGCCGCACCCCGCTGCACCCCGCTGCACCGCACCCCTGACAGGAGTGCCCGGGAAGCGCCCTGGGGAGGACCTGGGGGACCTCTGCACAGGGGCGGGTTGCCCCAGAAGTCTAGGGCCTTCTGTCCTGAGAGCAAGAGGCATTTTGAGGTGCGAGAATTCCAGCCCAGCTTGTGTTGGGGAAGCTGGCGGATGCCATCCGGTGTCTCTTCAGTCCGGGCAGACACCTGCCCAAGTGGTGCCAGGTCATGGGGCACGCGGCACCCTGAGGCTGTAAGCTTGCTCTAGGCTGGATGCCCAAGGCATGCTTCCTAACAAAACTCTAGGAGGAAGCCAGTTCTGTATTGGCTGACAGTATGAGCGCATTATCAAAACTTAGATTCATTTACTTTATCCTGAAAGTCCCTTGGTTCTGTTCAAGTTCACATGACCTTGATCTTGGAGAAAACCGTACCTCTTCCATGTCTGATTCTTCATCTGGCTTGTCCTGTGTGATTCCTGCCTAGATGTATACCTTTAATCTGCTCACCTCCCCTACTTACTAAAATCACATTTAACAAACTCATTATTTCCTTATCTCTTTCACTTTTAGTATCTCCCATCACagtatattttgggttttttccaaatatttttaagcacTGAGTTTTGAGCAACCATTCAAATTGAAGTATATTGTCAGccatgttttgtatatttttcataaatgtaatACAAATGcacataattatataaatgtaaaggaCTAATATTAACACATGTACATAATGACCAATTGGTTTGACTGGACTTTTGTAAATATGGTCTATAAATATTAACAGCAACACTTTTTTTACTGATCATTGGTGTTGGTTTGCTTGTCTTGAGTTTATCTCACTCCCCTCTCCATAGTCACGGTTCTATTTTGAACCATTCTGTGTTGGTTATGGTGATAGAGACAGATGTTAAAGGCTAAAATGCATAAAGAACTGGAGATAATAAAATAGCATTCTTGGAAATACTACTTTTGTTTTACTGTGGGACCATTCCTTTCATGTACTGAAAtggagtaatttaaaataaaataatcatgtttTTCAATTCAGCCTAATAAACATTACATTATAATATCCCTCTTGTGTATTTATATCTTGACCATTTAAACCTTAATTTGCTTTTTCAGttattaatcttaaaaattcttgTACTAGCTGCATGAGACTGCAATATCTGGATGGAACTCTgaatagaaggggaaaaaatgaaaaagaattcaCTTGTGGGTGTCCTGCTTGCTCTCCTGAGTTAGTTACAGTAGTTCACAAATCATCATGTTTTAgagatttggttttgtttgcaaACTTTGTGACGCCCTTACCCACAATTACCGTATTTCCTGTCTTTCTTCTGAGTCAACTGTTAAccattttcagtcattatttacTAAATGAGCAAGTTTACTCAGCAAAGTTCTTGAGTCCTTCAAACAGTGAGATTTTAAAAGGAGTGGAAAGAAGAGCATGTGGACTCTTTGAAACTCACTGATGAACCTGTTTGTGGCCATGAAAATCTAGCCTTGCACctaattttaatttcatggttAAATATGAGAATTATGGAAGCCAAGTTCCACCTGGCTCCTCTCAGATTTCTCCCAATTTCTTTCTCAGCTAACCCGATGGATATGTTTCACTTTTAACCAAATTCCTTTaccctaaaaagaaaaagtcttcacACAGCTCCATTGTTAGGTCTTTCATTGTACAGAAGTGATATTGTGAATATAGACCACGAGCTAGTTTCCCTGAGAGAGAAGAGTTCACGAATTTGACGTCTTTAAACccagaaagcattttctttgcCTAGAACCAGTCATAAAAGTAAACGAGTTTGCAcactctgtattttttaattttccacattTCACATTGGACAATTAAGTAAAGACAACTTTAATTTAGTAAGAGACTAGTGAACTGCTGCCTGTGACAAGGTAagaatttttcttcctgctttttagTAACTCTCTTGAGTGTTGCATAGTAGTTAAGAGCACCAATTCATGACCTCTGTTCAgtttaaatcctgactctgccacatACTAGCTGCATGATTTGGGCACAGTACTTAACCTgtttgtgcctcaatttccttatctgtaaaatcgACATAATAAGGCCTACTTCATCTAGTTGCTGTAAGAAGTAAAGGCCACCTgtgttgtttattattattacatagcTTTTTGATAGACTGAGCTGTTACTTAGTAAGTTCATAGTTATTAACTTCTGAggaaaaacaaatgcttatttttctgCTGAGAGTctttaataaaatggaataaagaaaccAAGACCTATCTTCTTTGAATTTTAGGGCTTATTTTTCtacaactacaacaacaacaacaacaaaaacattttcactgtggcatttctattcctttttattttttatttttttttctattcctttttatatcCAAACATGTTCTGAAAAAGTATTAGATTTTCCGCTCAAACAGTTAAGCAGGAAGCAGCTGTTCTGTTCAATTTGGCAAGTGTTTTCCTCTGATCTTCCCAAGCTGTGAGTCAGAAAGTCCCAGAAAGTGTTCAGTTTGGAGACCAGGTCACAGCAGACTAAAGGGAAGGGATCAGTTGGCTTTTCCCACATCCTGCCCTGTTTCCCTGAGGCCCTTCCTGGCTCTGACTGCCATGCCAGACAGTGTGTGAAATGCTGGCTTTTCTCTTTGGAAAGCGTACTCCAGTGCCACCAAGAGGTGCTATAGAGTTGGCTTTACAAGACCACGATGCTCTCTTGGCAAACTCTGAAAGTTGACCTTGGGCAAGAAGAAAATTTTGTGGCAAAGCTACTAATTTCATCCACTAATATCAGTTAATGTACAGAATGGAAGAACCAGTCATGAAGAACAATAGATCCTTCAGGGGCTAGAGGTGGAAATCCATTTTCTAATGCTATTTTGACATATGCAGTGACTCTTTCTAACTAGCTAAATGCCAAACCTTACAGTCACGGCCACAGATTATATGCAGTGACAACTCCAGAAATATCAGAAACAAGAGAGATGCTCACCTACGATGCATCAGTATCCAGGATAGAATgagttcaaatttttaaaaagctgatcaATAATTCACAAGTGCTTGAACTGTGACATCATAGGAGTAAGTTTATGGCCTTTCAAGATAACATCTTCCAAAGAAAACAGTGTTCTTCTTGCACCTGTgtttcagatttatttaaaaacagtccCAGTGCTTTACAATTGAATGTCACATGCACATATTTTTCAGGCTCTACGATATAAATTCCTATCTCGACAAGAAACTACTGAAGATTGTGTatggcttaaaaataataaaatatggtaaCTGTAGTCTTGGATTTTATGTATAAATCACACCATTCTATTTTCCACCAACAGACATATTTCCACTCCTGTCTGAAATACACAAGGTATAGAGCATGCAGTTCACTCATTTGTAATCAGGATGATAGTCTGAAACATCCAATTGCAATAGAAATAACAGTTGACTTGCTTTTGATAGCCAGAATTGAAAATCCTTGCAATTAATAAATTGGGActattagaaacaaaattaataggATCTAGAATGCAACCTCACCATCATtaaatattgagcatctttatTACCAACATGTGTTATAGGAGAAGGATGAGATGGCCTTGTACACTGGAAgcttttgttttgaagattatatatatatatatatacaggtaaGAAAGAAAGCTTTCTGACCTGATGATCTGGGTGAGACTCCATAGGATGCTTTTAAACCAGTGATACCCTAAAAACTAAGAAGTTAGAAACAACTCCCCAACACTatcat
This portion of the Vulpes lagopus strain Blue_001 chromosome 2, ASM1834538v1, whole genome shotgun sequence genome encodes:
- the STX11 gene encoding syntaxin-11 isoform X1; amino-acid sequence: MELQEEDEMDEEKEKKTMSHPQSTMKDRLAEMLELTKSYDQQFPAGDAELDPPREDVVFETDHILESLYRDIQDLQEENQQLLTDVKRLGKQNSRFLTSMRRLSSIKRDTSSIAKDIKARGESIHRKLHALKARGEEAEAVHGAHSAVARISRAQYHALTRTFQQAMQGYSQAEMKQRHNCKIRIQRQLEIMGKDVSDDQIEDMLEQGKWDVFSENLLADVKGARAALSEIESRHRELLRLESRIREVHKLFLQMAVLVEEQADTLNVIELNVQKTLDYTGQAKVQVRKAVQYTRKNPCRTLCCFCCPCLS
- the STX11 gene encoding syntaxin-11 isoform X2, giving the protein MKDRLAEMLELTKSYDQQFPAGDAELDPPREDVVFETDHILESLYRDIQDLQEENQQLLTDVKRLGKQNSRFLTSMRRLSSIKRDTSSIAKDIKARGESIHRKLHALKARGEEAEAVHGAHSAVARISRAQYHALTRTFQQAMQGYSQAEMKQRHNCKIRIQRQLEIMGKDVSDDQIEDMLEQGKWDVFSENLLADVKGARAALSEIESRHRELLRLESRIREVHKLFLQMAVLVEEQADTLNVIELNVQKTLDYTGQAKVQVRKAVQYTRKNPCRTLCCFCCPCLS